TTAGTTCTTTTCTTGATCACAACACCTCATTTATTATGGCATCTTATTCTGATTTTTGGAAAGTTGATATTGGTTAAAATCCTTGGTATTCAGTGGCCACTAAATCTTCCCCTCTTTGTGTTTTGGGTTTGTAACAGTGTAGAGCCTCCCATCAGACTGATTAAGAAATGGAAGATCAAAAGAATATGCTGGTAAACAATGCTTTGATGAGTAAGcccagaaaaaagaaagcttTGGCGCAAGACCCTGAAATGTTTCAATCACCTGGAGACAGTATGAAAAGATCCCATGACGTACGAACCATTTCCAGTCAAAAGGGGCCGAAGGGCTCAAAAAGAGGAGCAGTAAATGATGTCTCACCGTTGTTCCAACCAGAAAGATTGATCCCAGATTCATCGGGAGACCCTTCGACATCTGGAAATGAGTACAGAGCTCTGAGGCGGAAGTATTTGCTCTTGGAGGAGGAAAGCTTTGGATTAGGAAAAGAGTTGAAAGCGATAGAAGATGATATCAAAACCCTTGAAGAGGAGAAGCTATCTTTGTTGGATGAGCTTGTTGTCCTAGAAGGCCTTGTTGATCCTTCAGATCTTCAACCTCAAGGCCAAAGATTGCAATGACTTGTAttataatcttaatttttgttttaagtcCTACAGTCATGTCTCTTGGTATATAAAGGAAACTTTTGGCAAGTGTAGATTTCATAATATATGGTTTCATTGTGCAGATACCACATTTACATGGcaactgtgtgtgtgtgggtgtgtgtttaTGGATCATACGTGACCTATGAGGAATTACTTCTTCCGAATGATGGGACAAATCTGGGACTGCCGGAAAGACTGCATAATTCTCTTGTTTAGTTGTATTCTCTGGCCGCATGCGCTGGtgtgttttaatatttcagaGATATGAAAGCACAATAGTTGGGTCCATTAGTCTGAGCCATTGTGGCATTCATCCTGTTTCTAACCAACCCACCCGTGGCATTTTGTTACTTGGATCAGACAggagataaatataaactgATCCGGGCCCAACCTTGATTACTAATGGAAAGAGAAGTCTTGTATGGAAACAACCACCAAATGCTTATTACATCACCGTTCACCGGATATCAGATGTACACCATCCATTAAGGGAGTGTTTAAGAAAGTATGAAAAACTACTTTTCAGTCTttgatttaaacaaaaatatttttacatgttTTAGCCgtattactttttctttttataaataaatttatatttttgaactattttatgctcattataatattcttaataaatgccttttctaatttattttcaattgcaCATCTAAAGTTGTATtagagttttcaaataatttgagtaattttatattaataatatttatattttcacatatttaatatcttacacatttttatattttatttgatatattatttttttattcttatcataaaaaatataaattaaatatgattaattaatataaatagaatattctCTTTTGgcaatcataaaaatttatttattgtgtatgggtgaacaattatattacttagtgagaaatattattgaactaaatatttagtttttctattactatttaatatttaatagtacaaatgataaatatttgtaaaaaattaaatatgaaatatactaatttaaataaaaattattagtgttgacaaaaaaataattattattgaccaTCAACAAGTgcaattattaaacaaataatatctttttaattatacatgaagataaaatagcttttaatcaattaaactcgTTTTAAAGTGTTTTACCCTCAAACACTatctaatttcatttttatttgttttttactttttttatttttttatttttacaaacactaactcttttaattttattaaaatttttaattttatccacaaaaattacttttctaaaaatataagctTTCGCAATTGAACCTATTTAAGCATCAtcacatttattaaattaaatttattcataaaaagatgaaaaatgagTTAACTTTTAATTGGTcaattttacaataatattgatattggacaatattttgaaatcactaaaaacaaaaagttctAAGTAGCTACTTAGATATTATagttaagtttaataatattatagttaattttaatatacatatatatatatatatatatatatatacacacacacatttctGCACGTACtatgcacataataatttttctatcaaaaaaattgtaaaaacagtgaaattattgatatttcattttcacaatcaaattaaaactttttaatatgtttaagTAAACGCCATTGACCTCTCAAAGAAaaggggaaagaaaaaaggtaaaCGCCATTGAAGCCACTCTGttttattgcataaaattgTAATACGTAGAGTAACAGATGGTAAGTATCTGTAACATTTGAAATATTGTCtgaaatatttatcttaaaaagcaaaaatggcaagaatttaaaataatacacACAGAATCCGCGCCATTTGAGCATTCTCAAGTCTCAACACCTAAAAATCGTGTCCTTTTGTGAGCATGATATAGCATCCACATCCAAATTCagaacatgtatatatatataaatggcGGAAGCATTGTGGCTGCACACAAACACCCACCCCTCCCCGTCCCCCTCGAACCGAATGGCGGCGCCTCACTTGGAGAAGAGAACTGAGTGTGAAGAAGCTACGGAGATGGCGCGGGTTCAGGAGCCAAATGAGCAAGAGGGTTTACAGAAAGAAGCGTCTCCCACTCCCACTGATAAGGTAGGGCTAGCCTTTCAAACTTGATCATGGACAGAAAtttcttggttttttttttgaaatcgTTGGGTGATAATCTGATGTGGGACGGATCTATCATCCATGGCAGTGGTCAGAAGAGTTTGAGTGTGATATCGTAAATGGAGTACTGGCGCCGGTTCCGCTATCTGTTGTACCCCCGCAGGAATCTGGATTCATGGTTCATGGGGTATATATGGCTGTCTACTGttgctctctttttttctgaatGTTGTTAtgctttttcttatatatccTCTCGATCTGAAAACATGGTGGATGGCCTCATCGGCAATGCTAAACAAGAACAGATGATGAGGAATCAAGATGTGAATTTCTTTCTCTAACATTGATTCTGTGCTTGTTTTTTACAGGAATTGAGCAAGGCGCCATCAAGAAAAAGACTCCGTGGATCTCCATCTAAGGTTGTTGGTGCTACAGAGGTAATTTTCGatcctttatttttcagtGATCCCAGCCACGCAGGGTTTATTTCTCAAGTTCTCTGTTGTATTAATACTGAATCTgcacatatgcacaacatggTTCCCCCTTCATGATTATCTCTTGTGCAATTTGTTTCCAACTTTCTACTATTTCAGTATCATGAAGATGTTTTATTTAAACGCATAGCAGCAAGCATCTTCAAGCAAAAAAAAGCGTACAACTGAAGGAAATGGGGAACTACTCTttaaacttttcaagtttgCAAATGCTGGTGAACAATATCTCCTGGAGGTCCATCAGGTATACATCTCCAACCATGAACAGTAGAAAGATATATATTAGACATGAGTGAGAATAGGGAAGTgttaaatatagttataaatcTCTAAACTGACAGCAACTGTTGTTtctataactaattaaatcaaGTAAAAATCGACTTCTAAATCCGTACGTATAACTGATGCAGAGTTACGTAAGATCATGCAGCGAACGCTAActagtaaaatatatgtacGTACTAATTTAGCGCATTTGTGTACTTaccttgtattttatattaaagaTGTTAGCATGTATATGCAGGTCAATACAGGCGGTATTGATCGATGGCAATTGCTAGTGCACGAGGCAAATAAAAGATGGAAGGTGGGAGTATATGATCTTGCACAAGGAGACCACATTGTGATCCCAGTGTTAGAAGATCCTACCCCTCTTCTATTTCACAAGAATTATCAATTATCATTACAAGAACGTCTCGTTGGATGGACGGTGGAGAAGAGGAAACGCAGCAATGGCAAGGAGGACAAGGTACGTACTTAATTTCCTTACCTTTAGCATaacatttcttgaaaattagtTACAAAAAGAGGGACTGATTTTGCACATAAAGAGTTTCTAAACCTATACTTAATTCATTTTGACAGTTCTACTATCATGGGGGAAGACAGTTCCGGTCCTTTGTTGAGACGGCAACATTTATACTATATTCCAGTAAACCCAAGGACCTGAAACATACAAGTAACAATGTAAGTTCACAGGAAGAAGAAGCTGTTGAAGCAATGATGAAAATATCATCTTCTGAAGCTTGCAACAATGATATTGCAAACTCAAGTAATATAGTGAAGGAGAATAACAATTCAAGTGCTGATTTGGCAGCAGGCAGAGAGACTGGAAACAATGATCAGGAGAGGGACAAGACTGATGAATTAGCTCATGAGGAGATAGAGAATGAGTTTGtagattataatatatgtgatatttttgaGGATGAATCTCCACAGAGTATGAATGAAATACTTGGGGAGCCAAAACACCATGTTTGCTAGTTTTattaaacctttttttttcttttttgcatttcTCAACAATGTACAAGTTGGTATTGATAATGaagtttcatttcattttgtgTACTTCATGTTGTTGATCCCAAactatctaattaatatatatatatattattatagtatcTGGTTAGCATTAATTAAAGAGAACGCTTTATTAAAAGATGCGCTATAAATACAcgtcaaaaaatcaaattttgcgCCATATAATGTGTAGACgttaaaaaattcaagtaatGCGATATTTATGCATacgttaaaattttaaagtataagAATGATTTTGGCCgtattttaactatttaaaaaatcaaattttgcaCCATATAATGTGTAgttgttaaaaaattcaagtaatGCGCTATTTATGCACACgtcaaaatttcaaactataaGAATGATTTTGACCATATCCTaactattattgaaaataaattttaagcttCTACTACTCCTTTTGACCAATATACAACCTACTCTAAAAACAGCCATAATATGAAAAGGGCTTCAATTATCTTCTCGTTCTTCTTCTTGATTCTGagatattaattgaataaattaacataaatattgtttaaacTTGGACAGGAAAACCCAGGTCTCCTAATCATTACAGATTGctaaataattgttatatcACATACGAGGTAGATTCTCAACATTTTTGACTCGTAAAAGGCGCCTTTAATAGAAAATCTGAAGAATAGATATTTATCCGTCATTATATGGTAAATAGCTGTATTTATAATGAAAACGTCTGACcatctctctttttcttttgttcggTCAAAAGATAGAATTTCAAAAACCCAATCAGTCAGTGctttaatcacaaaaaatccaGACGTCTTTAgtaaatcttgaaaataaagtaatttcaAAACGGTAAAAACCCACgtttttaatttcatagaTAGCAAGTCTTCATTACATTGTGCAAATCCCATAAAGACGTGCACATCCAAATGTTGACGACAGACAGCGCGGAGTGGTTCTATACTTGTGTTCCCCGTCAAcgagatgtatatatatgtgaaccCGGCCACTCTTCAACCTTCATATATACATGAACTGAACACTAAATTTGTCTTCAGTTAATTCGATTTAATTTGAgatattaaatacataattttctgTCTTCGGACAACTATAGTTTGAAATCTTTGCTAATTTCAAGCACCCGGCCCGCTGGAGAAAATGGCTACAGGCGATAATAATGCACATGGAATTACCGGAATGGAAATTCAGCTCTATCAGCCACAAGGGTTTTCTAATGAGgtactaatttaattacttgAACTGATCTTCTAAAACTATTTTTGTGGCTGTTTGTTAACGTTACATTCTAACTTTGATGCCTTGGCGGATGATAGGGGTTGGACAGAGTTAATGAACATGATGATGTACTGTCTCCTACGCCCATATCTCAATGTAGACAACCAGAAACTGGAAACGAGAAACTTGATGAGGTTGTAAGTTCCTTCTAatctttaatatattcatatgtGTAAAGCAGTAAATAGTGATAAAAGTTTACGTATGTCCCGTGCAAAATTAGTGATCAAATATCTACGAAAATGCTAACGTGCATTATTAGTGCATGAATCCAAATTCTAATTTTGCATcttgtgtttttgtttgtagaaagaaatttaaaatattttcagcaTATAAATCACAATAATGCTTTTTTTGCTTTGGATTATATGCAGACACCAGAATCCAGTAGGGGGCAGTCAAGTAAAATTGGACAGCATCAAACTGTATCCGGAACTGTGgaggtctctctctctctctgtctctctctatatatatatatatcgttttttaaattttttgttttcccaattgcttttcattatttaatggATTCATTCATAATTCATTTCTCAAATTGATCTTTGTTATCTAGATGCATAACGTCATATCTGATTACTTATTCTTAATGTCTTACATCAAGATGTTTTACATTGCAGGAGCAGCAAACCTCAGCCAGAAAACCTTCGACAAGAAAAAACCGTATACTAATTACGTCTAAAGTTCTAGGAACTAAGGACGTGTTTTTCAAGGTTTTCAAGTTTCCTGGAGACGAAGAACAATATGTATTGGAGATGCATGAGGTatcatttattgttttattttcccCTTGAAATTCTTGATTCTATTTTCTAACATATGATGTGTCCCAATACCAGATTGAAACAGGCGCCATTGATAGATATCGGGTGGAAGTGGGGAAGATCGAAGCAACGGAGCAGAAATGGGGTATACAGGTTTATGATCTTGAGACTGGACAACACATTGTGTTCCCAATGACAGAAGACTCCAGTCGCCCTAAATTCCTGAAGAAGTATCAAATATCGTTACAAGAGCGCCTGGAAAGATGGACAATCGAGAAAAGAGTCCGCATCAACAGTGGGAAGGAGGAAACGGTATACCTATAGATCTTAACTAATTGCACTCAACATGCACAAATCTTGCACCATTTAATGTTTTCCAATGccagaaaaatgaaatcagattagtatatattttgtatgaaacttatataatttaaacaattgGTTTGCCTTTTTCTCTGCTCATTCGATTTATACACGATTTTTGCACAGTTCTATCGACACTGGAGTAGAACATTTCGGTCATTCTTGGAGGTGTCGGGGTTTATCCTATACTCGTGTGAACCAAAAGACTTGCAGGCTATAGACCAAGTAATTCCACCCTccaattctcttttttatatatacatgactTAGTTTTTGAATGGTATCTAAAGTGGTTTTACATCCAAATATATGATCTGGTTGTTGCAGGAGGAAGAGGCTGTGGAGGCTATCATGCAAATATCTTCTGCAGAAGCAGATAGTGCTCATAACAATGTTGATGTACGGTACAACGAAGATGGAGGAGAGTGAATGTGCAGGCTGAATCTCGAGGGTTATTTCTTTAAACGATTTTTAGGGTTAACTGGAAATCtgtaatcatatataatttatggaaAATGCAGTTTGAATCTTCTATCACAACTTCTCAAATGCttactattatttatgttatttttattttgacaaattatagatatagttaattattcaCTCTTTAATGGTGAATTGGtgatcatcaaataaaataaaagaatatatacatccctttatgaaatgaaaaaattgtaataagaatatatatatccgggtggcaattttaattttgaacgaattcattttagtaattttatcctataattttaaaaattttgcacGTTGCAAACAAAATGACCagaatttactaaaatttttaaacaagtGCACGTAATTGAACTGGTTATGTGCTTGTCATGCACACtactttttcctccttttttttatcCTCAACATgcgaatatatataaagttaaataagaaaattgtcaaaatcaatttaaacaTGATTAAAATTGCTACCCTCCTACCAACatgaccaaaattaaattgcaaaCTCAAGTGATATAGTAAACGAGAATAAAAGTGCTGATTTGGCAGCAGGCAAAGAGACTGGAAAAAACAGAGAGGAGAGTGAGAAGAGTGATGATGAAGCTAACGAGGAGATAGAGAATGAGCTTGtagattataatatatgtgatGATATTTTTGAGGATGAAtatcaatgaaatatttgggGAGCAAAAACACCATGTCTGCAAGTTTTATTaaaccttttttcttttttgcatttcTCAACAATGTACAAGTTGGTATTGATAATGaagtttcatttcattttgtgTACTACATGTTGTTGATCACAAAGTatccaaatttatatatatatatatatatatattattataatatctgattaattactattaattaaaaagaacgttttta
The nucleotide sequence above comes from Sesamum indicum cultivar Zhongzhi No. 13 linkage group LG11, S_indicum_v1.0, whole genome shotgun sequence. Encoded proteins:
- the LOC105174450 gene encoding uncharacterized protein LOC105174450, which codes for MEDQKNMLVNNALMSKPRKKKALAQDPEMFQSPGDSMKRSHDVRTISSQKGPKGSKRGAVNDVSPLFQPERLIPDSSGDPSTSGNEYRALRRKYLLLEEESFGLGKELKAIEDDIKTLEEEKLSLLDELVVLEGLVDPSDLQPQGQRLQ